GCCGTCCATCTTGGTCAGCACCCAGCTCGGCACGAAACCGGCGGCCGTGATGTCGCGGTTGTCGTTTCCGTCGCCCTGGTAGGTCCCGACGCCCGTGTACCCCGGCTCGGCGCGCCAGGCGATGTAGAAATAGGTGTTGGTGGTGCCGTTGACGGCTTGGTCGCTGCCCACCACGAAGCCCTGATCGGTGAACGACTTGATGCGGTCGTTGATAGCGCCTTCGTTGTCGAAGGGCAGGCAGAAGTCGTCGGGCATCGGGGAGCTACGCTGCAGGCCCTGGGCGTCGTGGTCGGGGATCAGGATCACGTAGCCGGGCAGGAAGCCGACGGCGATCTCGCGGTTGTCCTGGTTGTTGCCGTTGTAGTCGTCCACGACCACGCGGCCCGGGTCGGCCACGAAGGCCACCCAGTCGTAACGGGTGCCGGCGCGGTTGACGTGATCGGCGTTCTTGACCGCGAAGCCGTCGTCGGTGAAATCGCCGAAGAATGCCGTCGAGAGGGGTAGGTCCTTGGCGAGCTCCTTGCCCAGGCCCGCACCCATGCGCGAGGTGCGGATGACGGCGGAGTTGCCGCGGTCCCCCTTGACGACGACCACGTCGGGATGGAAGCCGACGTCGGAGATGATGCGCGAGGCGGTTCCGTCGCCGGTGTACGTGCCGGTCGCCATCTGGGCGACCGCCGGCGCGGCCACCAGCAGGCACACGGCGAGAACGAGTCCCGTCCGGACTCTTCCCCGCCCGTCGCTGCGCATGTCGCTGCGGAAAATCGTTACACATACTCCCGGCTGAACGGCGCGAACAGCCCGCGAACGCCCCCGACGCGCGCCGACGACATCCGCACAGGTACCTGTACCCTGGAGCTATCGGCAGCCGGGAAGGTGAGCTTGAGAGGGAATGAGCGGAAATACGGGCCGGATCAGGCCAATGCGTCCCGGACGGCCTCGGCGGCCAGTGCCAGCGCGGGATCGATGGCCTCGGAGCCCGGCAAACCCGCCTGGGCCGTGCCGGGGCGCCCGCCGCCCCGGCCGCCAACCTCGGCGGTGATGGCCTTGACGAGGTCGCCGGCGTGGAGGGTCTTGGCGTCGACTAGGTCGGCGGTGACGGTGACCAGCAGGGTGGCCTTGCCCTCCCACTCCGCCGCCAGGGCGACGACGCCGCTGCCGAGCAGATCACGCGCGCGGTCGCCCAGCTGGAGCAGGGCGTCGCGGTCCTCCGCGGCCACGCGGGCGGTCAGCACGCGCACGCCGCCGATCTCGGCGGCGCCGGCGATCAGCTCTTCGAGGGAGCCGGCCGCGGCCTCGCTGCGCAGGCCGCGCAGTTCGGCAGCCAGGGTGTCGCGCTCGGCCAACAGACCGGTGACGCGCTCGACGAGGTCTCCGTCGTGGTGCAGGGCGCCGCGCACGGCGGCCAGCGCGGTACGTTCAGCGGCGGCCAGGGCCAACGCCGCCTCGCCGGCCACCGCCTCGAGCCTGCGTATGCCCGCCGCGATGCTGCCCTCGGCGGTGATGCGGACGGGACCGATGTCCCCGGTCCGCGACACGTGGGTCCCGCCGCAGAGCTCCAGGGAGAAATCGCCGCCGGTGCCGGGCACCTCGATCATGCGCACGGTCTCGCCGTACTTCTCGCCGAACAGGGCCATGGCGCCGCGCCGGCGGGCCTCGGCCAGGGGCACGCCGTCGTGAACCAGGACCTCGCCGTTGGCCAGCACCTCGCGGTTGACCAGCCGCTCGACCGCGGCGATCTCCGCGGCGGTCATCGCCTTGTCGTGGTGGAAGTCGAAGCGCAGCTTGTCCGGACCGACCTCGCTGCCCGCCTGGGCGACGTGATCCCCGAGAACCCGGCGGAGCGCCGCGTGCAGCAGGTGCGTGGCGGTGTGATGCCGCATGATGGCCACGCGATCCTCCGAGACACGGAGCGTGACCGCGTCGTTCTCCGCCAGCAGCCCCAGCAGCTTGTCGGCGCCGGCGTCGACCAGCGAGACGGGACCCGTCTCGTCGGCGACTGTGGTCAGGATCTCGAGCTTCATGCCGTCGGCCAGCTCCACCGTGCCGCCGTCTCCCACCTGACCGCCGGCCTCGGCATAGAAAGGCGAGCGGGCGAAGAGCAGCTGGGAGCTGTGCGCGCCGGCGGCGCGCACGCCGACCACCCGGGTCCGCTCCTCGCGGGACCCGTAGCCGGTGAATTCGGCGCGGCAGGCGGCGGGGTCCTCTCCGGCGCGCACGGCGCGCCAGGGTCCCACGCCGGCCCGGAACGCCCGCTCCTTGCCGCTCGCGGCGCGCTGGCGCTCCATGCAGGCCGCGAAGCCGGCTTCGTCGACGTTCAAGCCGTCCTCCTCCACCAGCACGCGCGTGAGATCCAGGGGGAAACCGAAGGTGTCGTGCAGCTTGAAGGCGTCCTCGCCGGAAAACCGCCCGCCGCCGGCGGAGTCGCGCATCTCGGCGTAGACCTGCAGCCCGCGGTCCAGGGTGAGGTTGAACCGCTCCTCCTCGCGCCGGATCGTCCGCAGGACCCGGTCCTGCCGCTCGACCAGCTCCGGATAGGCCGCGCCCATCTCGCGGACGACGACCTCGGCCGCCCGCCAGAGGAACGGCTCGCGCAGGCCGAGATTGCGCCCGTGCCGCGCGGCGCGGCGCAGGATGCGGCGCACCACGTAGCCGCGCCCGTCGTTGCCGGGGACGGCGCCGTCGGCGATGGCGAAGCAGACCGCCCGCGCGTGGTCGGCGATGACCTGCATCGACACGCGGTCCTCGCCCGCCGGGGCGCGTCCGCTCAGTTCGGACATGGAATCGATGATCGGCGTGAACAGGTCGCTCTCGTAGTTGCTGCGCACCTTCTGGACCAGCGCGACGAGCCGCTCCAGCCCCATGCCCGTGTCGACGCTCTTCATGGGCAGCGGCGTCAGCTTGCCCGACGCGTCGCGGTCGGACTCCATGAAGACGTGGTTCCAGATCTCCAGCCAGCGGTCGCAGTCGCAGACGCCCAGGGTGCAACCGTCGGGGTGGTCGCAGGCCATGTCGGCCCCCTGGTCGTAGTGGATCTCGGAGCAGGGGCCGCAGGGGCCCGTGTCGCCCATGGACCAGAAGTTCTCGTCGTCGCCCTTGTCCAGGTCGCCCAGCCGCATGATGCGCGAGGCGGGCAGGCCGATGTCGTCGCGCCAGATGGCGTAGGCCTCGTCGTCGTCCCTGTAGACCGAGGCCCACATGTTGGCGGGATCCAGGCCCATGTCCCCGGTCAGGAATTCCCAGCCCCAGACGAGGGACTCCCGCTTGCCGTAGTCGCCGAAGGACCAGTTGCCCAGCATCTCGAAGAAGGTGTGATGACGGGCGTCGCGGCCCACCTCCTCCAGGTCGTTGTGCTTGCCGCTGACGCGCATGCATTTCTGGCAGGTGGCCACGCGCACGTAGTCCCGCTTCTCCATGCCCAGAAACACGGACTTGAACTGGTTCATGCCGGCGTTGGCGAAGATCAGGGTCGGATCGTTCTCGGGCACCAGGGAGGACGACGCCACCACGGCGTGGTCGCGGTCGGCGAAGAACTCGAGGAAGCGGGCGCGGATCTGCTGGGCGTTCAACGTGCATCCTTCCACCGGACGACCCCTACCGGCCGACCGTCGTGCCGCAGGTCGATGACCAATTGCTGGGCTTCTCGCGCGGGAGCGGCTATTGTAAGCACGCATCATCGCAAAATCAACAACACGCGCGGGGGTCGCATGAACAGGATATCGCTGATCTTCGGCACGCGCCCCGAGGCCATCAAGCTGGCCCCGGTGGCCCTGGCCCTGCGGGAGGCGCCGGACCTGGCGTCCCACATCTGTGTCACGGCCCAGCACCGCAGGATGCTCGACCAGGTGCTGGACGTCTTTGCCCTGACGCCCGACGTTGATCTCGACCTGATGCGGCCCGACCAGCCGCTCGCGGACCTCACCTCCCGCGCGGTCACCGGCATCGACGCCTACCTGCGCGACCACGGTCCCGACCTGGTCCTGGTGCAGGGCGACACGACCACGGTGTTCTGCGCGGCCCTGGCCGCCTTCTACCGCGACATCCCCGTGGGGCACGTGGAGGCCGGGCTGCGCACCGGCGATCTGCGCGCGCCCTTCCCCGAGGAAGCCAACCGCGTCCTGACCACGCGCCTGGCCGACCTGCATTTCGCCCCCACCGGGACCGCCCGCGACAACCTGCTGCGCGAGGGCGTGCCGCCGGAGCGGATCCACGTCACGGGCAACACGGTGATCGACGCCCTGCGCCTAGCGCTGGCGCGCGTGCGCCGGGAACCTCCCGCGGTCCCCGGCCTCGCGGCGGATCTGATCGCCGGCGAGCGCCCCCTGGTGCTGATCACCGGTCATCGCCGCGAGAACTTCGGCGCGGGATTCGAGGCGGTCTGTCGCGCCCTCGCGAGACTGGCGGCCGCCTTCCCCGACCACCTGTTCGTCTATCCGGTGCACCTGAATCCCCACGTCCAGGCCCCGGTCCACCGGCTGCTCGGCGATTCCGACAACATCCGCCTGATCGATCCTGTGCCCTACCTGCCCTTCGTGCGGCTGCTGGATCGCTGCCGGCTGATCATCACCGACTCGGGCGGCGTGCAGGAGGAGGCGCCCGGCCTCGGCAAGCCGGTGCTGGTGACGCGGGCGAAAACGGAACGGCCCGAAGCGGTCGCCGCCGGCACTGTCCGCCTGGTGGGTACGGACGAGGAAGCGATATTCGCAGAGGCGACCCGCCTGCTCGGGGACGAGAACGCCCGCACGGCGATGGCGAAAACGGTCTGTCCCTACGGCGACGGCCACGCGGCGCCGCGAATCGTGGATATCTGTCGGCGCTTCCTCTCGGGAGGGGGCCGCGCATGAGCGCCGCGGCGTCGGGCCCGACACCTGTTCGCGTGCTGATGGTCTGCGCGGCCCTGGCCATCCTGGCCATCCTGTTGATCTACATGTCACATCGCGACGCCAGCAGCCGCGTGGACCAGGTCGAGGCGCTCATGGTGTCGCAGGCCGGGGCCATCGCCGACGTCATCGCCGTGAGCAGTCTCCACGGCCTGGAGGCCTACAACCTCTACGACAAGGAGCTGCGACGGAATGCGGCGGAAGCGTCCGGCGCCGTACGCGATCCCGGCGCCGCAGCCGCCGCGACCGACAGCCTGGCGGCGGCCCGCGCGAAGCTCGGCCCCGGGCACCTCATCAGGACCCTCGGCGCCGGCCACGGCGTCCGCTACGTGGTCATCCAGAACGAATACGGCATCCTCGCCGCTTCGGGGGACGTCACGGGATTCCCGCTCCCAGGCGATGACCCCGGACTGCGCCCCCTGGCCGAGGGCGCGGAGCGCATCACGCGCGAGTACGAATCGCCGGCGGGAAAGGTCTTCGAGGTCGCCCGTGTGGTCTCGCTGGGCAGTCCGGGAGACGTGCTGCTCAGAATCGGCCTGGACAATTCGATCCTGGACGACGTGCGGGGAGACATTCGCCGGCGCACCCTCATGCGCGCGATCGTCCTGCTGTTCAGCGTGATCCTCGCGTCGTCGCTGCTGATGGCCTGGCAACGCCAGAGCACCCTGAGCCGGGCCGTCACGCGCATCGAGCGCGAACTCCGCGCCAGGGAGGCGGAAGCGCGCCGGTCCGAGAAGCTGGTGGCCATGGGCGCGCTGGCGTCTGGGGTTGCGCACCAGGTGCGCAACCCGCTCAACGCCATCCACATGATCGCACAGAGGCTCGTCCGCCGCGACGACGTTACCGCGGACGTCAGGGAACAGGCGGGGCTCATCAGGAACGAGAGCGCCAGGATCGAGGAGATCGTGCAGCAGTTCCTGGATTTCGCCTCCCCCCGGCAACCCGCGCTGAAGCCCATCGCCCTGGGCGAGGTCGTGCGCGAAACGGTCGACACGGCCGCCGCAGCCTATTACGGTGACGGCATCGTCTGCGATACGCGCATCGCCGACCTGGACGCCGAGCTGGACCGCGACTTCGTCCTGGAGATCCTGGAGAACCTCCTGCGCAACGCCGCGGAAGCCCTCGCCGGGTCCGGCACGCTGCGCGTGTCCCTGACCCGGGACGAGAACCAGGCGCTGCTCATCGTCGAGGACGACGGCCCGGGCGTGCGTCCCGAGCACCGGGACCGGGTGTTCGACCTGTACTTCACGACGCGCCCCGATGGCACGGGTCTGGGCCTGAGCCTGACCGCCCAGATGGTCGCCGCGATGGGCGGCTCGATCGCGCTGGCAGAGCCTTCCGCGTTCCCGGGCGGTGCCCGTTTCGAGATCCGCTTCCCCCTGTCTAGGAGTTCCAGGTGAAGATCGGCGTCATACTGGTGGTCGACGACGAGGCCGGACAGCGCGAAACCCTGGCCGGTGTGCTCCGCGACCGCGGTCACACGGTGCTCGAGGCGGCCGACGGCGCCGCCGCCCTCGCGTTGCTCCGGCGCGAGTCGATCGACCTGCTGCTGACCGACATGCGCATGCCCGGCCTCTCCGGTCACGAGTTGCTCATCGAGTGCCGGGAACTCAAGCCCGACGTGCCGGTCGTCGTGATGACGGCCTACGGAACCGTGGACGTGGCGGTGGCCGCCATGAAGTCGGGCGCCGCGGATTTCCTGACCAAGCCCATCGACCTCGATCAGCTGGAGATCGTCGTCGACCGCGCGCTGGCCACCCGCGAACTCGTCCGCGAAAACCGGGCGCTGAGACGCAGGCTCGAGGAGAGCATCGGGGGCTTCCGCTTGCTGGGCGGATCGGAGGCCCTGCGGGACGTCCTGTTGCGCGCGGGGCGCACGGCGGAAACGGACGCCACGGCCCTGATCCTCGGCGAGAGCGGCACCGGCAAGGAACTGCTGGCCAGATCGATCCACGACCTCGGCAAGCGGTCCGCAGGCCCATTCGTGGCCGTCAACTGCTCCGCCCTGCCCGAAACGCTGCTGGAGAGCGAGCTGTTCGGTCACGTCAGGGGAGCCTTCACGGGCGCCGACCGCGACCGCATCGGCCGCGTGGAGGCGGCGCGGGGCGGGACGCTCTTCCTGGACGAGATAGGCGATCTCTCCCCGGCGGTGCAGGTCAAGCTGCTGCGTTTCCTGCAGGACCAGGAATACACGCCAGTGGGCGACGTCCGACCGCGCCGGGGCGACGTGAGGGTGCTCGCGGCCACTAACCGCGACCTCCCGGCCGCCATCGCCGACGGATCATTCCGCGAGGATCTCTTCTACCGTCTCAACGTGGTCAACCTGGTCTTGCCCCCGTTGCGCGAACGGCGCGAGGACATCCCCGAACTCGCCGCCCACTTCCTCGAGGTGTACGCCCGGCGCTACGACCGCCGCGCGCGCACCTTCAGCCGCGAAGCCATGGACTGCATCATGTCGCACCCGTTCAAGGGCAACGTGCGGGAGCTCGAGAACGCGATCGAGCAGACGGTGGTGTTGACCCGCGGCGAGGTGATCCATCGGAACGATCTGCCCGCGGCCCTGTGCGGCCCCGACAGGGCGGATCACGAACTGCCCGACGCTTCGATGGTCCGGGGCGACCTGAACGATTTTCTCGTCGGTATCGAGCGGAAGATCGTGACCGAGACGCTGGCCCGCTTCCACGGCAACCAGAGCGATACGGCCCGACACCTTGGTCTGACCGAGAGCGGGCTGCGCTACAAGCTGAAGAAATGGCGGGACGCCCGGAAGGGATGACGCCCGCGCGGCGCCCGCAGGAATCTGCGAAGCGGAGCCCCCGCCCTCGTCGATGTCTGCGAACCGATCCCGAACGTACACGGCCCGGCCGCCGCCCTGGTCCTGTATCTTGCCTGGATGATGTCGGTTACGCGCATAGGCCACGTCACTCCCGAACCGGCACGCGGGTTGCAAATCGGCGCGCACGGTGGCGACTGACAATGGTGCCCAGCACCGTGAGCCTCAAAGGAGATCGGATCATGAATCGTACATTCTTCCTGCTGGCGGTCGTGGCCGCTTTGGTCCTGATCGCAGCCGCGGCCAACGCCCAGGGCTTCGGACCCGGCGAGGGCCAGGGCGAGGGCGTCTGCAACTTCATCGACGAGGACGGCGACGGGTTCAACGACCTCGCACCCGACGCCGACGGCGACGGCATCCCCAACGGCCTCGACCCGGATTACGTCCGGCCGGCCGACGGCACCGGGAACCAGTTCGGGGCCGACCACCAGAGCGGGCTGTTCTGTCGGAGTTTCGGCGAGGACGCCATGGGCCTCATGAATCGCTTCGGTTTCTCCTACGGGCCGGGCGACGGCTCGGGTGACGGAGACTGCCCCGGCGACGGCACAGGTTTCGGTCCCGGCAGCGGGACGGGCGAGCACGACGGCAACGGTCACGGCCAGGGTGACGACACCGGCGGCAGGCACGGCCGGCACGACCACTGAGCCCGACGGCGGGAACGGCCGGCCCGTTCCCGCGCCGTCGCCGCAGGAGACCCCATTGAACAAGGCGATCGTCATCACTTCTCAATTCGTCGGGATGCTACTCTCGACGATGGCGATCGCCTCCGACATCCACGGTCGGTTCGACATCGGGAGCGGCTACACCGAGCACCCCCTCGGGCTCCGGAACGACACGGCGGCCGGCTACCTGAACGGCGTGCTGTTTCTCAGCAACTCTCTGGCGACCGATACGCACATGGTCAAGTTAGGCTATGAGGGGACTGCCACCCTGTTCGGACAGGAAACCGACCTCGGCTCGCGGCGTCACGCCCTGGGCATCGAATGGCACCACGGAATGGGGAGTAGGCGCGACGGCCTGAGCGCGGGCGTCCAGGTCTCGACCCGGAATCACGACGGCTACTACGAGATCTACGACTACGCCGAAGGCTACGGTTACTTCGCCTTCAAGAGCTACCTCGACGAGCGGACCCTGGGGCGCGGCTATGCGGCCCTGCGCATCCGCAGATACGGCGACCTGCCCGAGGAGAGCTACGTCGAGCCCCACGCCCATCTGGAATTGCAGCGCTATGCGGAGAGCCGCACGACCCTGGGCCTGGCCGTCGACTACGGCGTCAAGATCTTCGACGACGCGTCCGCGCCGCGGATCTGGGACACCCCTGACACACCCGCCACCTCCCAGATCGCGGCGCGGCTCAATTTCGCCCAGGGTATATCCGATCGGGTGGCGTTGCGCGGCTGGATCGGGAGCCTGTGGAACCTTTCGGACTTTCCCCACTACGTCAACGACAACGTCTACGACAGTCCCGTGCTGGACCACTACGCGTACGACGGCCTGGACTCCCGGCTCATCCTGAAGATCCTGGGCCCCGTGCAGACCTGGCTCGAGGTGGGCGGATCCTGGGGCCGGCACGACTACGGCGAGATGCTCTTCGCGAGCGAGGGAGGCGGCTCGGTGCGCGAGGACGATGTGGCGACTGTCTTCCTGGGGGTCGAACGCAGGCTGGGCGGCGGTCCGATCGATCCGCGGCTGCGGCTCCATCTCGGCTGGCGGGACCAGGACTCCATCATCCCGAACTACGACTACGCCGGATCCTATTTCACATCCTCTCTCTCGTTGGATTGGTGATCGGGTTCTGGGGCGGGACGGTCCGCATCCGGCTCAGGGACTCGATCTGCAGATCCACCTCGACATGGCAGCCGAGTGAGGATCGGCATGAATTCACAGCGTGTTGCTCAACCAGGTTATCGTGCCTCGCAGAGAACCACGCCCCACGGTTCACGCCATCGTAGTCCTTTGCGGGCTGCCCCTGACTGCACACCCCCGCCACCGCCTCGCAATTCATTAACATCATGATATATATATAGTTACTGAGCATCCATGTTTCGGATACGACGTGGCACATAGGTTGCAACATGCACTTGCGAAGCTTCAAAACAACAGACTCGCCCAATCAATCGAAACAAGGAGAGCAATCATGAAGCGTAATCTGAGCCTGCTGACCCTTCTGGCCGCCATCGCCCTGATGGCTACCGCGGCGAGCGCCCAGGGCTTCGGCCCCGGGCCCGGCGACGGCATATGCAACTTCATCGACGAGGATGGCGACGGGTATAACGATCTGGCCCCCGATGCCGATGGAGACGGTATCCCCAACGGCGTCGATCCCGACTACGTCTCCCCCATGGACGGCACCGGCAACCGTTTCGGTGCGAACAGGAACATCGATACCCTCAGCAAGATCTTAGGTGTGGGCAACATGGGCGGCGCTGGCCGTTACGGCGTCGGCGACGGCACCGGTGACGGCACAGGTCCGGTCGACGGTACCGGCTTCGGACCGGGCACCGGCGATTGCATCAATGATAAGACCGTCGTTCCAGGCAATCGGCTAGGACTTCGTCGCTAGGATACAACGATCAGACGGGGTCGGCCTGACCGGCCCCGTCATTCCATCAGGACCATGGATCAGAATTCCAGGAACGCCCCCGCGCCCAGACTCACCTTCTCGTAGCCGTCGATGCCCGTTCCCAGGTCCAGGTAGCCGGCCTGGAGCTTCAGGCCCAGACGGGGACGCAGCCAGCGCTGATAGTTCACCGCCAGTTCGACGAAATCGTGATCCACGGGCTGGGCGGGCGAGATCCAGGTCGCGGTGTAGCGTTCCTGTCCCAGGGTGAGGTTGGCGAAGAGCCAGGCCCGGCCCTCCTCCCCCCAGCCGCAGGAGAAGAGGTGCTTCCAGCCGACGCGGTCGCCCGGAGCGCTGACCGTGCGGGTCAACCGGTACTCCGCGATGACCGGTCCTTGCCAGACGCGGGGACCCGCCGCCACGTACCAGTCCTCGTGGGCGTCGTAGTCCTCGAGCCAGCCGGCGGCGACCACGGCGATCACCGGCCCGGCGTTCAGGTAGAAGGCGTGGTCCCAGCGGTGGCGCGGCAGGTAGTGCGAGCGGCCGCCGCTGGTGAAGGCCGTGTACGAGTAGACTCGCCCGGTCCAGTCCGCGTAGGCGCCGACGGTCAGGCCGGCGTCGCTGTCCTCGCGCTCGAACAGGCCCGCCTGCACGAAGGGCGTGAGGCGCGGGATGGTCCGCACGTAGAGGGTGGCGGTGGCCGTGTGCCAGTTGCCGTAGAGATCGCCGGGACTCAGCAGATCGGCGGTCAGGTCCAGATCCAGCCGGTAGTCGGGATCGCCCCTGGCCCGTATCCAGTCCGTGACCGTCTCGGTCGCGGCCGCAGCCGCCCCGGCCAGGGCGATCGCCAACGCCAGCACGGCCAACGCCGCCGCCGCTCGCTCTGTGCGCTTCGTGTCAATCACTGTATCACCCGCTCCCGCGTCAATTCGATGATGGTGCGCTCGCTGGGAGACATTTCGCCTCCCCCGCGCGGATCGTACCTCGCGGCGAACTCCCGCCACAAGGACCCGGCCGGTTCCCCCCCCGCC
This sequence is a window from bacterium. Protein-coding genes within it:
- the wecB gene encoding UDP-N-acetylglucosamine 2-epimerase (non-hydrolyzing), with translation MNRISLIFGTRPEAIKLAPVALALREAPDLASHICVTAQHRRMLDQVLDVFALTPDVDLDLMRPDQPLADLTSRAVTGIDAYLRDHGPDLVLVQGDTTTVFCAALAAFYRDIPVGHVEAGLRTGDLRAPFPEEANRVLTTRLADLHFAPTGTARDNLLREGVPPERIHVTGNTVIDALRLALARVRREPPAVPGLAADLIAGERPLVLITGHRRENFGAGFEAVCRALARLAAAFPDHLFVYPVHLNPHVQAPVHRLLGDSDNIRLIDPVPYLPFVRLLDRCRLIITDSGGVQEEAPGLGKPVLVTRAKTERPEAVAAGTVRLVGTDEEAIFAEATRLLGDENARTAMAKTVCPYGDGHAAPRIVDICRRFLSGGGRA
- a CDS encoding YaiO family outer membrane beta-barrel protein translates to MIDTKRTERAAAALAVLALAIALAGAAAAATETVTDWIRARGDPDYRLDLDLTADLLSPGDLYGNWHTATATLYVRTIPRLTPFVQAGLFEREDSDAGLTVGAYADWTGRVYSYTAFTSGGRSHYLPRHRWDHAFYLNAGPVIAVVAAGWLEDYDAHEDWYVAAGPRVWQGPVIAEYRLTRTVSAPGDRVGWKHLFSCGWGEEGRAWLFANLTLGQERYTATWISPAQPVDHDFVELAVNYQRWLRPRLGLKLQAGYLDLGTGIDGYEKVSLGAGAFLEF
- the alaS gene encoding alanine--tRNA ligase, producing the protein MNAQQIRARFLEFFADRDHAVVASSSLVPENDPTLIFANAGMNQFKSVFLGMEKRDYVRVATCQKCMRVSGKHNDLEEVGRDARHHTFFEMLGNWSFGDYGKRESLVWGWEFLTGDMGLDPANMWASVYRDDDEAYAIWRDDIGLPASRIMRLGDLDKGDDENFWSMGDTGPCGPCSEIHYDQGADMACDHPDGCTLGVCDCDRWLEIWNHVFMESDRDASGKLTPLPMKSVDTGMGLERLVALVQKVRSNYESDLFTPIIDSMSELSGRAPAGEDRVSMQVIADHARAVCFAIADGAVPGNDGRGYVVRRILRRAARHGRNLGLREPFLWRAAEVVVREMGAAYPELVERQDRVLRTIRREEERFNLTLDRGLQVYAEMRDSAGGGRFSGEDAFKLHDTFGFPLDLTRVLVEEDGLNVDEAGFAACMERQRAASGKERAFRAGVGPWRAVRAGEDPAACRAEFTGYGSREERTRVVGVRAAGAHSSQLLFARSPFYAEAGGQVGDGGTVELADGMKLEILTTVADETGPVSLVDAGADKLLGLLAENDAVTLRVSEDRVAIMRHHTATHLLHAALRRVLGDHVAQAGSEVGPDKLRFDFHHDKAMTAAEIAAVERLVNREVLANGEVLVHDGVPLAEARRRGAMALFGEKYGETVRMIEVPGTGGDFSLELCGGTHVSRTGDIGPVRITAEGSIAAGIRRLEAVAGEAALALAAAERTALAAVRGALHHDGDLVERVTGLLAERDTLAAELRGLRSEAAAGSLEELIAGAAEIGGVRVLTARVAAEDRDALLQLGDRARDLLGSGVVALAAEWEGKATLLVTVTADLVDAKTLHAGDLVKAITAEVGGRGGGRPGTAQAGLPGSEAIDPALALAAEAVRDALA
- a CDS encoding sigma-54 dependent transcriptional regulator, producing the protein MGVILVVDDEAGQRETLAGVLRDRGHTVLEAADGAAALALLRRESIDLLLTDMRMPGLSGHELLIECRELKPDVPVVVMTAYGTVDVAVAAMKSGAADFLTKPIDLDQLEIVVDRALATRELVRENRALRRRLEESIGGFRLLGGSEALRDVLLRAGRTAETDATALILGESGTGKELLARSIHDLGKRSAGPFVAVNCSALPETLLESELFGHVRGAFTGADRDRIGRVEAARGGTLFLDEIGDLSPAVQVKLLRFLQDQEYTPVGDVRPRRGDVRVLAATNRDLPAAIADGSFREDLFYRLNVVNLVLPPLRERREDIPELAAHFLEVYARRYDRRARTFSREAMDCIMSHPFKGNVRELENAIEQTVVLTRGEVIHRNDLPAALCGPDRADHELPDASMVRGDLNDFLVGIERKIVTETLARFHGNQSDTARHLGLTESGLRYKLKKWRDARKG